The Saxibacter everestensis genome has a window encoding:
- the pcrA gene encoding DNA helicase PcrA has translation MSTLFGDFPLFARPEAASSALPSLPPYVDDETRGDAPRGDEPRSEHAPQESEGSDDGGSRRRADAVDLMEGLNPQQRQAVLHEGSPLLIVAGAGSGKTTVLTRRIARLLQTGACRPSEILAITFTNKAAAEMVERITDLVGPRAKAMWISTFHSACVRILRREAKIVGLKSNFSIYDSADALRLVTLCAREADLDPKRFPPKSLMIQISNLKNELIDDEAYAATASDTNPQERAVSEVYRLYTARLRQANAFDFDDLIMTTVNLLRAFPQVAEHYRRRFRHILVDEYQDTNHAQYALVRELVGGHNHQDQADGAESALLPPAELTVVGDADQSIYAFRGATIRNIVEFENDYPDATTILLEQNYRSTQNILSAANSVISQNPDRPAKKLWTDQGAGELIVGYVADSEHDEARFIAEEIDKLCDEGHAAPKDVAIFYRTNAQSRALEEVLVRVGLPYKVVGGTRFYERREIKDALAYLRVLANPTDTVNLRRILNVPKRAIGDRAEAMVAAFAERERIPFSQALRQAEEAPGLATRSLNAIRSFVQLLDDMTTVAQTARPPRVLEAVLEQTGYLAELRASRDPQDESRVENLAELVAVVEDFSRANPEGTLNDFLEQVSLVADADQIPDKDDDGGVVTLMTLHTAKGLEFPVVFVTGLEDGAFPHSRAFTSNAELAEERRLAYVGLTRARKRLYLTRAESRSMWGQPQYNPPSRFLAEVPDSLMDWKRLGNVGASSLSAPVRTQPTFTSPRGGTSAGAGRVQANREVISLEPGEKVSHGSFGLGTVVEVSGVADKAIATVDFGSAGTKRLLLRYAPVEKL, from the coding sequence ATGAGCACGCTGTTCGGAGATTTCCCGCTATTTGCCCGCCCTGAGGCGGCATCCTCGGCCCTGCCGAGCCTGCCGCCGTACGTTGACGACGAGACGCGAGGCGATGCTCCTCGCGGCGATGAGCCGCGCAGCGAGCACGCGCCACAAGAATCCGAAGGAAGCGACGATGGCGGGTCCCGTCGTCGTGCAGACGCCGTGGACCTGATGGAGGGGCTCAACCCGCAGCAACGGCAGGCGGTGCTGCACGAGGGCTCTCCCCTGCTGATCGTCGCCGGCGCGGGCTCGGGAAAGACGACGGTGCTGACTCGGCGGATCGCCCGGTTGCTGCAGACCGGCGCCTGCCGGCCGAGCGAGATCCTCGCCATAACCTTCACCAATAAAGCCGCGGCGGAAATGGTCGAGCGAATCACCGATCTGGTCGGGCCGCGAGCCAAGGCAATGTGGATATCGACATTCCACTCCGCATGCGTGCGCATCCTGCGTCGTGAGGCGAAAATCGTAGGACTGAAGTCAAACTTCTCGATTTACGACTCCGCCGATGCGCTTCGGCTGGTGACCCTGTGCGCTCGGGAAGCCGACCTCGACCCAAAGCGGTTCCCGCCCAAGTCGTTGATGATTCAGATTTCGAACCTGAAGAATGAGCTGATCGACGACGAGGCCTACGCCGCCACCGCGTCGGACACGAATCCCCAGGAACGTGCCGTCTCCGAGGTGTACCGGCTGTACACGGCCCGGCTCCGACAGGCGAACGCCTTCGACTTCGACGACCTGATCATGACGACGGTCAACCTGCTGCGCGCTTTCCCTCAGGTCGCAGAACACTACCGTCGACGGTTCCGGCACATACTTGTTGACGAGTACCAGGACACCAACCACGCCCAGTACGCACTGGTGCGTGAGCTGGTGGGTGGACATAACCATCAAGACCAGGCGGACGGCGCCGAATCGGCACTACTGCCTCCGGCCGAGCTGACCGTCGTCGGTGATGCCGACCAGTCGATCTACGCATTCCGTGGCGCGACGATCCGCAATATCGTTGAATTCGAGAACGACTATCCCGACGCGACCACCATCCTGCTTGAGCAGAATTACCGGTCGACCCAGAACATCCTCTCTGCCGCCAACAGCGTCATCTCGCAGAACCCGGACCGCCCCGCGAAGAAGCTGTGGACCGATCAGGGCGCCGGTGAACTGATCGTCGGCTATGTCGCCGACAGCGAGCATGACGAGGCCCGGTTCATCGCCGAGGAGATCGACAAGCTGTGCGACGAGGGGCATGCCGCCCCCAAGGACGTGGCCATCTTCTACCGCACCAACGCACAGTCCCGCGCGCTCGAGGAAGTGCTGGTGCGGGTGGGACTGCCGTACAAGGTTGTCGGCGGCACCCGGTTCTATGAGCGCCGCGAGATCAAAGATGCCCTGGCCTATCTGCGGGTTCTCGCCAATCCAACCGATACGGTGAATCTGCGACGGATCCTGAACGTGCCCAAGCGCGCCATCGGAGACCGTGCCGAGGCGATGGTCGCCGCGTTCGCGGAGCGGGAACGGATTCCGTTCTCCCAGGCTCTGCGGCAGGCAGAGGAAGCACCCGGCCTGGCGACCCGCTCGCTGAACGCGATCAGGAGCTTCGTCCAGTTGCTCGACGATATGACCACAGTCGCCCAGACCGCCAGGCCTCCTCGAGTTTTGGAGGCCGTCCTCGAGCAAACCGGTTATCTCGCGGAACTCCGCGCCAGCCGGGACCCGCAGGATGAGTCGCGGGTAGAGAACCTTGCCGAGCTGGTAGCCGTGGTCGAGGACTTCAGCCGGGCCAACCCGGAAGGCACGCTGAACGACTTCCTCGAACAGGTTTCACTGGTCGCCGATGCAGACCAGATTCCGGATAAAGACGATGACGGCGGCGTCGTCACCCTGATGACTCTGCACACAGCCAAGGGCCTTGAGTTCCCGGTCGTGTTCGTCACCGGCCTCGAGGATGGCGCGTTTCCGCACTCCCGGGCATTTACCAGCAATGCGGAGCTCGCCGAGGAACGCCGGCTGGCATATGTCGGTCTGACCCGGGCCCGCAAGCGTTTGTACCTGACCCGGGCCGAGTCACGGAGCATGTGGGGCCAGCCGCAATACAATCCGCCGAGCCGCTTCCTGGCCGAGGTTCCTGATTCGCTCATGGACTGGAAGCGATTGGGCAACGTCGGCGCTTCCAGCCTCTCCGCCCCGGTTCGGACGCAGCCGACGTTCACATCCCCGCGCGGTGGCACCAGCGCCGGAGCTGGCCGGGTGCAGGCGAACCGCGAGGTGATCAGCCTCGAGCCAGGCGAAAAGGTCAGCCACGGTTCGTTCGGCCTCGGCACGGTTGTCGAGGTATCCGGGGTAGCGGACAAGGCGATTGCCACCGTCGATTTCGGTTCTGCCGGCACGAAGCGGCTGCTGCTGCGCTACGCGCCGGTGGAAAAGCTCTAG
- a CDS encoding antitoxin, with product MGLGDLTNKAKKFLNSEKGEKASDNLLNKASEAARKATGGKYDDKIEKARRTADKHIGNESAGGRVENDPLLPDARPDAPGAGNPPTDPRRTDGRPETGPPRP from the coding sequence ATGGGTCTGGGTGACCTTACGAACAAGGCCAAGAAATTCCTGAACAGCGAAAAGGGCGAGAAGGCAAGCGACAACTTGCTGAACAAGGCGAGTGAGGCTGCCAGAAAGGCGACCGGCGGCAAGTACGACGACAAGATTGAAAAAGCGCGCCGAACTGCGGATAAGCACATCGGCAACGAAAGCGCTGGCGGCCGGGTGGAGAACGACCCACTGCTGCCCGACGCTCGGCCGGATGCACCGGGTGCCGGGAACCCGCCGACCGATCCTCGACGTACGGATGGGCGGCCCGAGACGGGCCCGCCTCGCCCCTGA